Proteins encoded within one genomic window of Mesorhizobium sp. AR10:
- a CDS encoding sugar ABC transporter ATP-binding protein has protein sequence MNYSDTSIVASAVAPFLSLDGVRKTYPGVVALDGFSMEVRPGEVIGLVGENGAGKSTLMKILGGVTRPDTGTITVDGVAHDGLSVEASLGSGIAFVHQELNLFENLDVAANIFFGREPLRGGPLKLVDRARLRTMVAPLLKRVGANFSADTPVSALSLAQQQMVEIAKALSIKARLVILDEPTSSLPLAETDKLLDVIAALKADGISVIFISHRLHEVERVADRVVVLRDGMLAGTLQKNSINHDQMVKLMIGRMLKEREKAAESGRAPGAVALSAKAIRTSAYPDRPVDLDVRRGEILGLAGLVGSGRTELARVLFGIDKSFGGVLQLVGKELVLGSAADAVASGIFLVPEDRKLTGILLDLSIAQNISLPNLPAHARRSLVSASAEAVTAEKQKTNLGIRAPSVATRTGTLSGGNQQKVVLGKWLAMNPKVMILDEPTRGIDIGAKAEIYGLMRALADAGVAVLMISSDMEEVIGVSDRIAVMHEGQISGILEKEHFSQENVLLLAVGKKPK, from the coding sequence ATGAATTATTCCGACACATCCATCGTCGCGTCCGCGGTTGCTCCATTCCTAAGCTTGGACGGCGTGCGCAAGACCTATCCCGGCGTTGTCGCGCTGGACGGATTTTCGATGGAGGTCAGGCCCGGCGAGGTCATCGGCCTCGTCGGTGAAAACGGCGCCGGCAAATCGACGCTGATGAAGATCCTCGGCGGCGTGACCAGGCCGGACACCGGCACGATCACCGTTGACGGTGTCGCGCATGACGGGCTGAGCGTCGAAGCCAGCCTCGGTTCGGGCATCGCCTTCGTGCACCAGGAACTCAACCTGTTCGAAAACCTCGACGTTGCCGCCAACATCTTCTTCGGCCGCGAGCCGTTGCGTGGCGGTCCGCTCAAGCTGGTTGACCGCGCCAGGCTGCGTACGATGGTGGCGCCATTGCTCAAGCGGGTGGGTGCGAACTTTTCGGCCGACACACCGGTTTCGGCGCTGTCGCTCGCCCAGCAGCAGATGGTCGAGATCGCCAAGGCGCTGTCGATCAAGGCGCGGCTGGTGATCCTCGACGAGCCGACGTCGAGCCTGCCGCTTGCCGAAACCGACAAGCTGCTCGATGTCATCGCCGCGCTGAAGGCGGACGGCATCAGCGTCATCTTCATCTCGCACCGTCTGCATGAAGTCGAACGGGTCGCCGATCGTGTCGTCGTGCTGCGCGATGGCATGCTTGCCGGCACGCTGCAGAAAAATTCGATCAACCACGACCAGATGGTCAAGCTGATGATCGGCCGCATGCTGAAGGAGCGGGAGAAGGCCGCAGAGTCAGGGCGGGCGCCAGGCGCCGTGGCGCTGTCGGCTAAGGCCATTCGCACCAGTGCCTATCCCGACCGGCCGGTCGACCTCGACGTCCGGCGTGGCGAAATCCTCGGTCTCGCCGGTCTTGTCGGCTCCGGCCGGACCGAGTTGGCGCGTGTGCTTTTCGGCATCGACAAGAGCTTTGGCGGCGTACTCCAGCTTGTCGGAAAAGAGCTGGTTCTCGGCTCGGCTGCCGATGCGGTGGCCAGCGGGATCTTTCTGGTGCCCGAAGACCGCAAGCTGACCGGCATCCTGCTCGACCTGTCGATTGCACAGAATATTTCGCTGCCCAACCTCCCGGCGCATGCTCGCCGCTCTTTGGTCTCCGCCAGCGCCGAAGCTGTCACCGCCGAAAAGCAGAAGACCAATCTCGGCATCAGGGCGCCTTCGGTGGCGACACGCACCGGCACGCTGTCCGGCGGCAACCAGCAAAAGGTGGTGCTGGGCAAGTGGCTGGCGATGAACCCGAAGGTGATGATCCTCGACGAGCCGACGCGCGGCATCGACATCGGCGCCAAGGCCGAAATCTACGGGCTGATGCGGGCGCTGGCCGATGCCGGCGTCGCGGTGCTGATGATCTCTAGCGACATGGAAGAGGTGATCGGCGTTTCGGACCGCATCGCCGTCATGCATGAGGGCCAGATCTCCGGCATTCTCGAGAAGGAACACTTCAGCCAGGAAAACGTGTTGTTGCTGGCGGTGGGCAAGAAGCCGAAATAG
- a CDS encoding ABC transporter permease, with amino-acid sequence MSKKDLGLLILILVVGAVVAIINPRFLLPINLANTSNLIGLFGILSIGQAFVIITGGIELSVGSVIALLGTLFIDFIATRGMGWPVALPLILVFGGIIGLAHGWLITRLKLQPFVVTLCGLLIYRGVARFYTADGTAGFAFGQNFPELEFLTAGRSFGVPNSFIALIVIAIVMWVVLHRSVFGRYLYAIGKNEEAARYSGIRTDRMVMAAYVICGVLTALSAIYFAMYTRSISPASHGQFYELYAIAAAVLGGFSLRGGEGSLIGVILGTVLLQELQNLVNLLGIPSSLNFAVMGGVILIGVLVDQQWGVFRARRQMMDATRKGAAGAPAE; translated from the coding sequence ATGAGCAAGAAAGATCTTGGCCTGCTGATCCTGATCCTGGTGGTGGGCGCGGTGGTGGCGATCATCAACCCGCGTTTCCTGTTGCCGATCAACCTTGCCAATACATCTAACCTGATCGGCCTGTTCGGCATCCTGTCGATCGGCCAGGCCTTCGTCATCATCACCGGCGGCATCGAATTGTCGGTCGGCTCGGTGATTGCGCTGCTCGGTACGCTGTTCATTGACTTCATCGCCACGCGTGGCATGGGGTGGCCGGTGGCCCTGCCGCTGATCCTGGTGTTTGGCGGCATCATCGGGCTGGCACATGGCTGGCTGATCACGCGGCTGAAGCTGCAGCCCTTCGTCGTCACGCTGTGCGGCCTGCTGATCTATCGCGGCGTAGCGCGCTTCTACACCGCCGACGGCACCGCCGGCTTTGCCTTCGGCCAGAATTTTCCTGAACTTGAGTTCCTGACCGCCGGACGGTCCTTCGGCGTGCCGAACAGCTTCATTGCGCTGATCGTCATCGCTATCGTGATGTGGGTGGTGCTGCACCGTTCGGTGTTCGGCCGCTATCTCTACGCCATCGGCAAGAACGAGGAAGCAGCACGCTATTCCGGCATACGCACCGACCGCATGGTGATGGCGGCCTATGTGATCTGCGGCGTGCTGACGGCGCTGTCGGCGATCTATTTCGCTATGTACACGCGCTCGATCTCGCCGGCCAGCCACGGCCAGTTCTACGAACTCTACGCCATTGCGGCGGCCGTGCTCGGCGGCTTCTCGCTGCGCGGCGGCGAAGGCTCGCTGATCGGCGTGATCCTCGGAACCGTCCTGCTGCAGGAGTTGCAGAACCTCGTCAACCTGCTCGGCATCCCCTCCTCGCTCAACTTCGCTGTCATGGGCGGGGTGATCCTGATCGGCGTGCTGGTCGACCAGCAATGGGGCGTGTTCCGGGCGCGGCGGCAGATGATGGACGCCACCCGCAAGGGCGCGGCAGGCGCTCCGGCAGAATAA
- the phnN gene encoding phosphonate metabolism protein/1,5-bisphosphokinase (PRPP-forming) PhnN, which yields MMVSALIERELSAETFPIRDGVFVAVVGPSGAGKDTVIGYARTLFTEETRLEFVRRVITRPSDASSEDHDTLADAAFVEAEADGAFAISWEAHGLRYGIPADVDWSVANGRVAVANVSRAIIPALRDRYANLAVVEITATPEILAERLAMRGRESRGEVLARLARSANVALSGPGVTSIDNSGPREAAGERFADVLRKAMAFSDMSGLI from the coding sequence ATGATGGTGTCAGCGTTGATCGAGCGTGAATTGTCGGCCGAGACGTTTCCGATCCGCGACGGTGTCTTTGTCGCCGTGGTCGGACCGAGCGGTGCCGGCAAGGACACGGTGATCGGCTATGCCCGCACCCTTTTCACTGAGGAGACCCGGCTGGAGTTCGTGCGCCGGGTCATCACCCGGCCGAGCGACGCTTCGAGCGAGGACCACGACACGCTGGCCGACGCGGCTTTCGTCGAGGCCGAAGCCGACGGCGCCTTCGCCATTTCGTGGGAAGCGCACGGTTTGCGCTACGGCATCCCGGCCGATGTCGACTGGTCGGTCGCCAACGGGCGTGTTGCGGTCGCGAATGTTTCCCGCGCGATCATCCCGGCGCTACGCGACCGCTACGCCAATCTGGCTGTTGTCGAGATCACCGCCACGCCGGAAATTCTCGCCGAGCGGCTGGCGATGCGCGGCCGCGAATCGCGCGGCGAAGTGCTGGCCCGCCTGGCGCGCAGCGCCAACGTCGCCCTGTCCGGGCCGGGCGTCACCTCGATCGACAACAGCGGTCCGCGCGAAGCGGCCGGCGAGCGTTTCGCCGATGTGCTGCGCAAGGCCATGGCCTTTTCCGATATGTCAGGGTTGATTTAA
- a CDS encoding alpha-D-ribose 1-methylphosphonate 5-triphosphate diphosphatase: protein MTAETVLNNARIVLADEIVEGSLVLRDGVIAGIEAGTGRLGEDMGGDFIIPGLVELHTDHLEGHYAPRPKVRWNPIAAVLAHDAQVATAGITTVLDALRVGMDEDADMTSDDMRKLADAIEDSVQQDRLRADHFIHLRCEVSAPDCLAAFVHFDNDERVKMASLMDHAPGQRQFVNLETYAYYYQRKLKLTDRDFKIFCEKRMAESAMNSASNRAVIAAACHQRGIVLASHDDATTGHVDEAIEQGVRVAEFPTTQEAARASKEAGLGVLMGAPNVMRGSSHSGNVSARTLAGDGLLDILSSDYIPFSLIQSAFFLGDVVDGISLPQAVAMVSKNPAEAVGLSDRGVIEQGRRADLVRVRVDDHVPVVRTVWRQGRRVA, encoded by the coding sequence ATGACTGCCGAGACTGTTCTCAACAACGCCCGCATCGTCCTTGCCGACGAGATCGTCGAGGGTTCGCTTGTGCTGCGCGACGGCGTGATCGCCGGCATCGAGGCCGGTACCGGCCGCCTCGGCGAGGACATGGGTGGCGACTTCATCATCCCCGGTCTGGTCGAGTTGCACACCGATCATCTCGAAGGCCACTACGCGCCGCGGCCCAAGGTGCGCTGGAATCCGATCGCCGCGGTACTGGCCCATGACGCGCAGGTGGCGACCGCCGGCATCACCACCGTGCTCGATGCCTTGCGCGTCGGCATGGACGAGGACGCCGACATGACGTCCGACGACATGCGCAAGCTGGCCGATGCGATCGAGGACAGCGTCCAGCAGGACCGGCTGCGGGCCGACCACTTCATCCACCTGCGCTGCGAGGTTTCGGCGCCGGACTGCCTTGCCGCCTTTGTGCATTTCGACAACGATGAACGGGTTAAGATGGCGTCGCTGATGGACCATGCGCCCGGCCAGCGCCAGTTCGTCAACCTCGAAACCTATGCCTACTACTACCAGCGCAAACTGAAGCTGACCGATCGCGACTTCAAGATATTCTGCGAAAAGCGGATGGCGGAGTCGGCGATGAACTCGGCCTCCAACCGGGCAGTGATCGCCGCCGCCTGCCATCAGCGCGGCATCGTGCTGGCCAGCCACGACGACGCCACCACAGGCCATGTCGATGAAGCGATCGAGCAGGGTGTGCGTGTCGCCGAATTCCCGACCACCCAGGAGGCCGCCAGGGCCTCGAAGGAGGCGGGGCTCGGCGTGCTGATGGGCGCGCCCAACGTCATGCGCGGTTCCTCGCATTCGGGCAATGTGTCGGCCCGCACGCTGGCCGGTGACGGCCTGCTCGACATCCTGTCGTCCGACTACATTCCCTTCAGCCTGATCCAGTCGGCCTTCTTCCTCGGCGACGTGGTCGACGGCATTTCGCTGCCGCAGGCTGTGGCCATGGTGTCGAAGAACCCGGCCGAAGCGGTCGGCCTCAGCGATCGCGGTGTCATCGAACAGGGCCGGCGCGCCGATCTGGTTCGCGTCCGTGTCGACGACCACGTGCCGGTCGTGCGCACGGTGTGGCGGCAGGGACGCCGGGTCGCATGA
- a CDS encoding DUF1045 domain-containing protein, with amino-acid sequence MRYAIYFTPRQDEPLARIAANWLGRDPFGAVTRPVEAVADLSAAEVAFHTASARRYGFHATLKAPFRLAANETETSLRTALDAFAEATPMVTIPRLVVSQIDSFFALVPEAPLPALNRFADDVVIGFDRFRAPLTESEIERRSPDSLKPAEFRNLCQWGYPYVFETFRFHMTLSGRAGTQESPRLRLAIDSLFAQVLQQPVPVDALTLFVETEPGAPFMVLSHHALGHRPARKTA; translated from the coding sequence ATGCGCTACGCCATCTATTTCACCCCCCGGCAGGACGAACCGCTGGCGCGGATCGCCGCCAACTGGCTCGGCCGCGACCCGTTCGGTGCCGTCACCCGGCCGGTCGAGGCAGTCGCCGACCTGTCGGCGGCGGAAGTCGCCTTCCACACCGCTTCGGCGCGGCGCTATGGTTTTCATGCGACGCTGAAGGCACCCTTCCGGCTGGCCGCGAACGAGACCGAAACCTCGCTTCGCACCGCACTCGACGCCTTTGCCGAGGCGACGCCGATGGTGACGATCCCACGCCTGGTCGTCAGCCAGATCGACAGTTTCTTCGCGCTGGTGCCGGAAGCACCGTTGCCGGCGCTCAATCGCTTCGCCGATGATGTCGTGATCGGCTTCGACCGTTTTCGTGCGCCGCTGACCGAATCGGAAATCGAGCGGCGCAGCCCCGATTCGCTGAAGCCGGCCGAATTCCGCAATCTCTGCCAGTGGGGCTACCCCTACGTCTTCGAGACTTTCCGGTTCCACATGACGCTTTCGGGCCGGGCGGGGACACAGGAAAGCCCTCGTCTGCGCTTAGCAATCGACAGCCTGTTTGCGCAGGTGCTGCAACAGCCGGTGCCGGTGGACGCGCTGACCTTGTTTGTCGAAACCGAACCTGGCGCCCCGTTCATGGTGCTTTCCCATCACGCGCTCGGGCATCGCCCGGCCAGAAAAACCGCCTGA
- the iolB gene encoding 5-deoxy-glucuronate isomerase, with amino-acid sequence MSKLLVKAEKGHGRVAHVTPKSAGWTYVGFDLHRLRPGESASGQTVDREICLVFVTGKGKAAAGGKELGLLGERMSPFEGKPWSVYVPQGSDWAVTADTELELAVCSAPGLGGGLPVRVIAPDDLGQEVRGKGTNTRHVTNILPEGKPADSLLVVEVITPGGHTSSYPPHKHDQDNLPAESYLEETYYHRLNPPQGFAFQRVYTDADKNGERALDEAMAIEDGDVVLVPEGYHPCAACHGYDLYYLNVMAGPKRTWKFHNAPEHEWLMKA; translated from the coding sequence ATGTCGAAACTGCTCGTTAAAGCCGAGAAGGGCCATGGCCGCGTCGCCCATGTGACGCCGAAAAGCGCCGGCTGGACCTATGTCGGTTTCGATCTGCACCGGTTGAGGCCCGGCGAGAGTGCCTCCGGGCAAACGGTGGATCGTGAAATCTGCCTGGTGTTCGTCACCGGCAAGGGCAAGGCGGCAGCCGGCGGCAAGGAGCTCGGCCTGCTCGGCGAGCGCATGTCGCCCTTCGAAGGCAAGCCGTGGTCTGTCTATGTGCCCCAAGGCTCGGACTGGGCGGTCACCGCCGATACCGAACTGGAACTCGCCGTCTGCTCGGCGCCCGGCCTTGGCGGCGGCCTGCCGGTCCGTGTCATCGCGCCGGACGATCTTGGCCAGGAGGTTCGCGGCAAGGGCACCAACACCCGCCATGTCACCAATATCCTGCCGGAGGGAAAACCGGCCGACTCGCTGCTGGTGGTCGAGGTCATCACGCCCGGTGGCCACACGTCGAGCTATCCGCCGCACAAGCACGACCAGGACAATCTGCCGGCCGAATCCTATCTCGAGGAGACCTACTATCACCGTCTCAACCCGCCGCAGGGTTTTGCCTTCCAGCGCGTCTACACCGATGCCGACAAGAATGGCGAGCGCGCACTGGACGAGGCGATGGCGATCGAGGACGGCGATGTCGTGCTGGTGCCCGAGGGCTACCATCCTTGTGCGGCCTGCCACGGCTATGACCTCTACTATCTCAACGTCATGGCCGGGCCGAAGCGGACGTGGAAATTCCACAACGCGCCCGAGCACGAATGGCTGATGAAGGCCTGA
- a CDS encoding DUF3329 domain-containing protein, whose protein sequence is MKDYEHPFFRPLWRRVAIVAVCLVWSVIEFATGTPFWGVLALGFAGYAVWQFFYLYKPADQNKVDAEPKE, encoded by the coding sequence ATGAAAGACTATGAGCACCCGTTCTTCCGGCCCTTGTGGCGGCGCGTTGCCATAGTCGCGGTCTGCCTGGTCTGGTCCGTGATCGAATTTGCCACCGGCACGCCATTCTGGGGCGTTCTCGCCCTTGGTTTCGCCGGTTACGCCGTCTGGCAGTTCTTCTACCTCTACAAGCCGGCCGACCAGAACAAGGTTGACGCCGAACCGAAGGAATAA
- the iolE gene encoding myo-inosose-2 dehydratase yields MKAKLGMSPIAWWNDDLAELSDDVSLEECLRQSRSAGFTGMEMGRRFPNDPKIMLPILREADVTLCGGWFSGTLVDEDMGKNKDRIQSMIDLFKAVNAPCIVYGEVGRSIQGDRSKPLATKPKLSDDEMKAYAKRLTEFGEWCAEQGMPLSYHHHMAAVVETEPELDAFIRHSGEGIPLLLDAGHLAFAGGDVLRAIDNHHRRISHVHVKDVRMAVIDKLDRSKQSFLDAVALGAFTVPGDGSLDFGAIVKKFADHGYEGWFVVEAEQDPKKNPPLKMAQVGYKELMRVMTAAGYTVETQGFPNA; encoded by the coding sequence TTGAAAGCCAAACTGGGCATGTCCCCCATTGCGTGGTGGAACGACGATCTTGCGGAACTCAGCGATGACGTGTCGCTGGAGGAGTGTTTGCGTCAGTCGCGTTCGGCCGGCTTCACCGGCATGGAAATGGGCCGGCGTTTTCCCAATGATCCAAAAATCATGCTGCCGATCCTGAGAGAGGCCGACGTCACCCTTTGCGGCGGCTGGTTCTCCGGCACGCTGGTCGATGAAGACATGGGCAAGAACAAGGATCGCATCCAGTCGATGATCGACCTGTTCAAGGCGGTGAATGCGCCTTGCATCGTCTATGGCGAGGTCGGCCGCTCCATCCAGGGCGACCGCTCGAAGCCGCTCGCGACCAAGCCAAAACTTTCGGACGACGAGATGAAGGCGTACGCCAAGCGCCTGACCGAGTTCGGCGAATGGTGCGCAGAACAAGGCATGCCGCTCTCTTACCACCATCATATGGCGGCCGTGGTCGAAACCGAGCCGGAGCTCGATGCCTTCATACGCCATTCGGGCGAAGGCATTCCATTGCTGCTCGATGCCGGTCACCTGGCCTTTGCCGGCGGTGACGTGCTGCGCGCCATCGACAATCACCACCGGCGTATCTCGCATGTCCATGTGAAGGATGTGCGCATGGCGGTGATCGACAAGCTCGATCGCAGCAAGCAATCCTTCCTCGATGCCGTCGCCCTTGGTGCCTTCACCGTGCCGGGAGATGGCTCGCTGGATTTCGGCGCCATCGTGAAGAAGTTTGCCGATCATGGCTATGAAGGCTGGTTCGTGGTCGAGGCCGAGCAGGATCCGAAGAAGAATCCGCCGCTCAAGATGGCGCAGGTCGGCTACAAGGAGCTTATGCGGGTGATGACGGCTGCCGGCTACACGGTGGAAACACAGGGCTTCCCCAATGCATGA
- the iolD gene encoding 3D-(3,5/4)-trihydroxycyclohexane-1,2-dione acylhydrolase (decyclizing), whose translation MTKTIRLTMAQALTRFLSKQMTEIDGTKVPIFGGVWAIFGHGNVAGIGEALYQVRDELPTFRAHNEQAMAHAAIAYGKANFRRRFMAATSSIGPGALNMVTAAALAHVNRLPVLFLPGDVFANRIPDPVLQQAEDFSDGTATVNDCFRPVSRYFDRITRPEQIIPALARTMQVLTDPAECGPVTLSLCQDVQAEAYDYPESFFAERVWNQRRIRPDRSELMAAVAALKGAKKPLVIAGGGVLYSQASGELAKLVQGAGIPVCETQGGKSSLPDDHPLNMAAVGVTGTSAANRLAEEADVVLAVGTRLQDFTTGSWSLFKNSGKTIIGLNIQPFDAGKHRALPLVADAAEGLAELGAALKGWKSPSAWTDNAAKGKKDWQADASKVTASTNAAYPSDAQVIGAVQRAMGSGVTLLHAAGGLPGELHKLWQAGAPGSYHAEYGFSTMGYEIAGGLGAKMAKPEQEVVVMIGDGSYLMLNSEIATSVMLGLKLTIVLLDNRGYGCINRLQMATGGANFNNLLKDSRHEVLPDIDFAAHAASLGAIAEKVPSIAGLENALAQAKKNTRTTVLVIDTDPLVSTDAGGTWWDVAVPEVSARNQVNAARKAYEEKRQMQTIGD comes from the coding sequence ATGACCAAGACAATCCGCCTGACGATGGCGCAGGCACTGACCCGCTTTCTCAGCAAGCAGATGACCGAGATCGATGGCACAAAAGTGCCGATTTTCGGCGGTGTCTGGGCGATCTTCGGCCATGGCAATGTCGCCGGCATCGGTGAGGCGCTCTATCAGGTGCGCGATGAATTGCCGACCTTCCGCGCCCACAATGAACAGGCGATGGCGCATGCTGCGATCGCCTATGGCAAGGCCAATTTCCGCCGCCGCTTCATGGCCGCGACCAGTTCGATCGGCCCCGGCGCGCTCAACATGGTGACGGCGGCGGCACTGGCTCATGTAAACCGGCTGCCCGTCCTGTTTCTGCCCGGCGATGTCTTCGCCAACCGCATCCCCGATCCGGTGCTGCAGCAGGCCGAGGATTTTTCCGATGGCACGGCGACGGTCAATGACTGCTTCCGTCCGGTGTCGCGCTATTTCGACCGCATCACCCGGCCGGAGCAGATCATCCCGGCGCTGGCGCGGACCATGCAGGTGCTGACCGATCCGGCCGAATGCGGGCCGGTGACATTGTCGCTCTGCCAGGATGTGCAGGCCGAGGCCTATGATTATCCCGAGAGCTTCTTTGCCGAACGCGTCTGGAACCAGCGCCGTATCCGTCCGGACCGCAGCGAATTGATGGCTGCAGTGGCGGCACTCAAGGGTGCGAAAAAACCGCTGGTGATCGCCGGCGGCGGCGTGCTCTATTCGCAGGCCTCCGGCGAACTGGCCAAGCTGGTGCAAGGCGCCGGTATTCCGGTCTGCGAGACGCAAGGTGGCAAATCCTCGCTGCCGGACGATCATCCGCTCAACATGGCGGCAGTCGGCGTCACCGGCACGTCGGCTGCTAACCGGCTGGCCGAGGAGGCCGACGTGGTGCTGGCGGTCGGCACCAGGCTGCAGGATTTCACCACCGGCTCGTGGTCGCTGTTCAAGAACTCCGGCAAGACCATCATCGGGCTCAACATCCAGCCATTCGATGCCGGCAAGCACCGGGCGCTGCCGCTGGTCGCCGACGCAGCCGAGGGGCTGGCCGAACTTGGCGCGGCGTTGAAAGGCTGGAAGTCGCCGTCCGCCTGGACCGACAATGCGGCCAAGGGCAAGAAGGACTGGCAGGCCGATGCCTCCAAGGTGACGGCGTCGACCAACGCCGCCTATCCGTCAGATGCGCAGGTGATCGGCGCCGTGCAGCGCGCCATGGGCTCCGGCGTGACATTGTTGCATGCCGCCGGCGGTCTGCCCGGCGAATTGCACAAGCTCTGGCAGGCCGGTGCGCCCGGCTCCTACCACGCCGAATATGGCTTCTCGACCATGGGTTACGAGATCGCCGGTGGGCTCGGCGCCAAGATGGCCAAGCCCGAGCAAGAGGTCGTCGTCATGATCGGCGACGGCTCCTATCTGATGCTAAATTCCGAGATCGCGACCTCGGTGATGCTCGGCCTCAAGCTGACCATCGTGCTGCTCGACAACAGAGGCTATGGCTGCATCAACCGGCTGCAGATGGCGACCGGCGGCGCCAACTTCAACAATCTCCTGAAGGACTCGCGTCACGAGGTTCTGCCGGATATCGACTTCGCAGCACATGCGGCGAGCCTTGGTGCCATTGCCGAAAAAGTGCCGTCGATCGCCGGCCTGGAAAATGCGCTGGCGCAGGCCAAGAAGAATACCCGCACCACGGTGTTGGTCATCGACACCGACCCGCTGGTTTCGACCGACGCCGGCGGCACATGGTGGGATGTTGCCGTGCCGGAGGTCAGTGCGCGCAATCAGGTGAATGCGGCGCGCAAGGCCTATGAGGAAAAGCGGCAAATGCAGACCATTGGCGATTGA